The genomic interval CTGAATCTGGACCTCGTGACCGAGACGGAGCTGCTGACCGAGCAGCGCTTCGACCCCGACCAGCGTGCTTTGATTTCGCAGGTGACGGAAGAAACGTCGGATCAAAGCAACTCATCGGGATCGGGGGCTGTCACGGCTGCGTCCAATTTGCCCGACGGTCAGGATGCACAGGGCGACCAGACTCAATCCGCGCGGTCGGAAAATCGCCAGCAGGCGAATTACGAGGTCAGCCACGTTACCCGAGAGGTATCTCGTCAACCCGGCACGATCCGCAGGCTCACGGTCGCCGTGCTTCTGAATGGTGTCGCGCAGACCAATGCCAGTGGCGAGACGGAAATCGTCCCGCGTTCGGATGCCGAGCTTCAGACCCTGCGTGAGTTGGTCGCATCCGCGGTGGGTTACGACGAATCTCGCGGCGACCAGATTACGGTCAAGTCCCTGCCCTTCGCCGCGCTGGGAGAAGATGGCACGGCCGCGCAGACCGGCTTGCTTGACCGTCTGGAGCCGAACGGGCTGCTGCGGATCCTGCTGATCGGGTTCTTTGCAATGGCCATGATCTTCATGATCCTGCGCCCGATCCTGAAGATACGAAATGCCGCACCGGGCAAGCCCATGCTGGACGATTCCTCGCCAGCCGAACCTGCCTTGACCGGCGTTATCGAAACCGACGATGCCCAGCCCAGCCCGGCCAGCACCCTGATCGCGCCAGAACCGCGCGAGCCGGAACCGCTAGCCCTGCCCTCGGCAGATCCGGTCGCCAGGCTTCGCAGCATGATGCGGGAACGCCATGACGAAAGCGTCAAGGTTCTGTCCGGCTGGATCGACAACAAGGAGAACGCGCATTGAGCCTTGCCATGTTCAAACTGGAATCCTTCACATCCGCGCTGACCCATCAGGGCGCCATGGTCACTTTCACCCGCGAGGCGGTCGATAAGGCCTATGCCGACGGTCTGAGCGAGGGACTGTCCCGAAAGGAGGACGAAGATATCCGCGGCCTCGCGGCAGGCCTGGAGCAGCTTCGTCTTTGCCTGCGCGATGATCAGATCCGGCGCGCAGAACTGCGTCAGGAGGCTGTGATCTCACTAACGCCGATCCTCGAACAGATGCTGGAATGTCTGCTGCCCGCCCAGACATCGCAACGGCTGGAAAGCATATTGAAGGACGAATTGCTGCGGCTGTCGCAACTGGCTACCCCGCTGCGTGCCGTCATTTCCTGCAACGCGCGGCTGCGCGAAACTGTGGAAAAATGCCTGTCAGAGGCGGGTATCGAAGAGGTCGAACTGATCGACACGCAATCCGACAAGATCAGCCTGTCCTTGCAAGGCGGTCGGGTCGAGCTTTGCCCACAAAAGATCGCTGAGGATATCCGCCACATGATTTCCGAACTGAAGCTTGAGGACCCGACATGGACGCACTGAAACATCTGATCGACACCGACAATATTCAGGTCGAGGTCACCATCCGCCTGGGCCGGACCCGCCGGACCGTCGCACAACTTTCCGCGCTGACGGCGGATGACGTCCTGCTGCTGGACCAGACCATCGATGACGGTGTCGAGATCTGCGTGGGAGACAAGGTCATCGCGCGCGGCGAACTGACCGGGGACGGGTCGCCGGAGCAACGGTTGTGCGTGCGTATTCTGGGGGCATCGGAAGTCGCGTGATCCGCTGTCTGATCATCTGCCTGCTGCTGGTCCTGCCATCGGCCGCGCTGGCGCAAAGTCTGGCCGGGCTGGATCAGGCTGCGGGCCAGGGTTTGGGCCAGAATGCCGTCCTGCTTGTCGCGGCGCTGACCGCGCTGTCGCTGGCGCCGGGCATCGCAATCATGGTGACCTGCTTTCCCTTCATCGTGACGGTTCTGTCGATCTTGCGACAGTCGCTTGGCCTGCAGCAATCGCCCCCAAATATGCTGATCGTCAGCCTGGCGCTCTTTCTGACCTGGTTCATCATGGATCCGGTGCTGCAGGAAGCCTGGCGCGTCGCCGGCGCGCCGCTTCGCGACGGGCAGATCGACATTGCCGAAGCCATCCAGCTTGGCATCCGTCCGTTTCAGTCCTTCATGATCGCGCGCACCGATCCGGCGACACTTCAAAATCTAGCAGAAATCGCGCCCGGTGTGGGCGATCCGGCCCAGCGTTTGTCGGTGATCATCCCCTCTTTCATGCTGTCGGAGATTCAGCGCGCCTTCGAGATCGGCTTTCTGGTCGCGCTGCCATTTCTGATCATCGACCTGGTCGTCTCGGCCGTGCTGATGTCGATGGGGATGATGATGGTGCCACCGGTGGTGGTCTCGCTTCCCTTCAAGCTGGCGTTTTTCGTCGTGGTCGACGGCTGGGGCATGATTGCCGGTGCATTGGTCAGAAGCTATCAGTAGGCCGGACAGGGGTTTGACCCTGTCCGATACCAAATGCGCATCATTCAGGCGCGGCGATCCGAGAGCGCTTCGATTCCCAGCACGCTCAAGACCTTGGCCTCGATATGCGCGGCGTTCAGTGCCGAGCTGTCATACATCGCAACCGGCGCATCATGGTCGACGAAACGATCCGGCAGCACCATCGAGCGGTATTTCAGCCCGTGATCAAAGACGCCCTCTTCCGCCAGAAGCTGGGCGACATGGCTGCCGAAGCCGCCCACGGCGCCCTCTTCGATGGTGATGAGCGCGTCGTGGCCGCGCGCCAGTTTCAGGATCAGATCGCGGTCAAGCGGCTTGGCGAAACGCGCATCCGCAATGGTCGGCTTGATCCCGCGCGAGGACAGTGCCTCGGCCGCCTTCGACACCTCGGACAGGCGGGTACCGAAGGACAGGATCGCGACACCCTTTCCTTGCGTCACGATGCGGCCCTTGCCAATCGGCAGGATCTGACCGTGTTCGGGCAGGTCGACACCGGTGCCTTCGCCGCGCGGAAAACGGAAGCTGATCGGGCCGTCATCATAGGCGGCGGCGGTGGCAACCATATGCATCAGTTCCGCCTCATCGGCGGCGGCCATCACCACCATGCCGGGCAGGTTTGCCAGAAATGCGGTATCGAAAGCCCCGGCATGGGTCGGACCATCCTGCCCCACCAGACCGGCACGGTCGATGGCGAAGCGAACGGGCAGGCCCTGCACGGCAACATCATGGACGATCTGATCATAGCCGCGCTGCAGGAAGGTCGAATAGATCGCACAGAACGGCTTCAGCCCGCCCGCCGCGAGACCTGCGGAAAAGGTCACCGCATGCTGTTCGGCGATGCCGACGTCAAAACTGCGGCGCGGAAAACGCTCGGCGAATTGCTTCAGCCCTGTGCCGTCGGGCATGGCAGCGGTGATGCCGACAATCCTGTCGTCACGGCCCGCCTCATCAATCAGCGCCTTGGCAAAGACCGAGGTATAGCTGGGCGCATTGGATTTCGCCTTGGCCTGCTGGCCGGTAACGACATCGAATTTCGCCGTGGCATGGCCCTTGTCGGCGGCGTTTTCGGCGGGGCCATAGCCCTTGCCCTTGCGCGTCACCGCATGGATCAGCACCGGCCCGGTGGCCCGCGACTTCACCGTCCGCAGCAGCGGCAGAAGCTGGTCCAGATCATGCCCGTCCACCGGACCGATATAGGAAAAGCCCAATTCCTCGAACAAGGTGCCACCGACGGCCATGCCCTTCAGCATTTCCTTGGCCCGGCGCGCGCCCTCTTGCAGGGGTTCTGGCAGCAGGCCTACCGCCCCCCGCGCTGTCGCCTTCAATTCCTGAAACGGACCGCCCGTGTAAAGCCGCGTCAGATAGGACGACATCGCCCCAACCGGCGGCGCGATCGACATTTCGTTATCATTCAGGATCACGATCAGCCGCTTGCCCAGATGGCCCGCATTGTTCAGCGCCTCATAGGCCATGCCGGCACTCATCGAGCCATCGCCGATCACGGCAATCGCGTCGCCCGGATCCCCGCCCAGATCGCGCGCCACCGCAAAGCCAAGCGCTGCAGAGATCGAGGTAGAGCTGTGCCCCGCGCCAAAGGGGTCATAGGGGCTTTCCGCGCGCTTGGTGAATCCGGCCAGACCACCACCCATCCGCAGCGTGCGGATGCGGTCGCGCCGCCCGGTCAGGATCTTATGCGGATAGCATTGGTGGCCGACATCCCAGATGATCTTGTCGCGCGGCGTGTCAAACACCGCATGCAGCGCGACGGTCAGTTCAACAACGCCAAGCCCTGCCCCCAAATGGCCACCCGTTACGCTGACCGCGCTGACGGTTTCGCTGCGCAGCTCATCGGCCAGCTGGCGAAGCTCTGCATCGCTCAGCCCCTTCAGATCGGAGGGCAGATTGACGCGGTCGAGGATCGGCGTCTTGGGGCGGTCATTCATTTGGCTGGCCCTCCGGCCGGGCTGTCATCAGGTGTCGCGTTCGATAACGAAACGCGCAAGATCACGCAAGTTTCCTGCGGCCTCGCCATAGGGCGACAAGCCGCCCTCCGCCTGTTGCACGAGGGCCTCGGCGCGCGCGCGCGCCTGATCCAGACCCAGCAGCGAAACGAAGGTGGCTTTGCCCGCCGCGTCATCCTTGCCGACGCGCTTGCCGGTCACGTCTTCGCTGCCGGTCACGTCAAGAATGTCATCGGCGATCTGAAAGGCCAGACCAAGCGCACGGGCATAATCATCCAGCGGCGCGGTGTCCGCATCCGCGATCAGCGGCCCGGCCGTGGCGGCAAAGCGGATCAGCGCACCGGTCTTGCCATCCTGCAGCCGGGTGATGGCCTGCAGATCCAGCGGTTCCGAGGCAGCCTCGGCCGCGATGTCAAGCGCCTGCCCCCAGACCATGCCCTGCGCACCAACCGCGCGCGCAAATCCCGCGATCAGACGCAAACGCGCCTCTGCCGTGCCGATGCGCGGATCTGCAAGCAGTTGAAAAGCCAGCGTTTGCAGCGCATCCCCGGCCAGTATGGCGGTGGCTTCGTCCCACTGGACATGCACCGTCGGCTGACCACGGCGCAGATCGTCGTCATCCATCGCAGGCAGGTCGTCATGGACCAGCGAATAGGCATGCAGCGCCTCGACCGCGGCGGCGACAGACAGGGCCGCCTGGTCCGAGATCCCGTGCAGCCGGGCAGATTCCATCACAAGAAAAGCGCGAAGCCGCTTGCCGCCCGTCACCGCATAGGCCATCGCATCGCGCAGATCCCCCGCAGGCAAATCCGCAAGCGACTGATCCAGCGCCTGCTGAACCAGCGCTTTGACCTGCGTCAGCCGCGCCTCCATTACAGACCCTCGGCCGGTTCCGTTCCCGTCGGCTGGCCATTGGCCGACAGCGTGATCTTTTCGACCCGCTCTTCAGCCTCGCGCAGGCGATCCTCGCAAAGTTTGCGCAACTCGGCGCCGCGTTCGTACAGCTTGATCGATTCTTCCAGCGTCGCTTCGCCGGTTTCCAGCTTGCCGACGGTGGCTTCCAGTTCGCGCATGGCGTCTTCGAAGGACAGCTTCTTTTTTTCGCTCATAGCTTCGCTCCTTGAGGTCGGCGGGGCCTCGGCCCCGAATTTGGCGGATCATAGCCATCCCGGGCGGCAGTTGCCACCGGATCGCAGGTCAAGATCAGCCCATCAGCCGCTGGCCGTCATGGCCACGGATCGGCAAGGACATCAGCGCCCCTTCCGGCTGATCGCTGTAAAAGGCCACCTCGGTGAATTGCTCGGTCCGGCCCAGACGCGGGCCTTCGGTCAGGACACGATGTTCGACGCCGACCTGCGCCTCCAGATGCGCCTGCAATGCCCGATCGCCCGCCTCGCGCAGCCGCGCGGCGCGTTCGCGGACCACCGGCCCCTTGACGGCGGGCATACGCGCGGCAGGGGTGCCCTTGCGGGCGGAATAGGGAAAGACGTGCAGGAAGGTCAGTCCGCAATCCCCGATCAGCCGCAGGGAATTGTCGAACATCTCGTCGGTTTCCGTCGGGAAACCGGCAATGATATCAGCACCAAAGACGATATCGGGTCGCAGGCTGCGCGCCTCTTCGCAAAAGCGGATGGCATCGTCGCGCAGATGACGGCGCTTCATCCGTTTCAGGATCATGTCGTCCCCCGCCTGCAGCGACAGATGCAGATGCGGCATCAGCCGGGGCTCGGTCGCGATGGCCAGCATCAGGTTTTCATCCGCCTCGATCGAATCGATGCTGCTGATGCGCAGGCGCGGCAGATCGGTAACCAGCCGCAGGATCCGCATGACAAGATCGCCCAGCCTCGGCTCGCCGGGCAGATCGGCGCCCCATGAGGTCAGGTCGACCCCGGTCAGGACCACCTCATTGAATCCGCGCTGAACCAGCCGCTTGATCTGTTCGACGACGACACCGGCCGGGACGCTGCGCGAATTTCCACGACCATAGGGGATAATGCAGAAGGTACAGCGATGGTCACAGCCGTTCTGCACCTGCACATAGGCGCGATGTCGGCCAAAGCCGTCGATCAGATGGCCCGCCGTTTCCCTGACCGACATGATGTCATCAACGCGGATCTTTTCCGTCTCGCCGATCAGATCGGGGGCCTGCAGGCTGGCCCAGGTCTGCGGCTGCATCTTTTCATGATTGCCGATCACCTTGGTGACTTCCGGCATGGCGGCAAAGGTTTCGGGCTCGGTCTGGGCCGCGCAGCCTGTGACGATGACCGGTGCGCCCGGATTTTCCCGCGACAGGCGGCGGATTTCCTGCCGCGCCTTGCGCACAGCCTCGGCCGTGACGGCGCAGGTATTCACCACGACCGCCCCCGACAGGCCCGCAGCCTCGGCCATTTCGCGCATCGCCTCGGTCTCATAGGCATTCAGGCGGCAGCCCAGCGTGGAAAAGACCGGCGCGCTCATGCGGACAGCCATTCGGGCGTCAGCACGCCCGAAAAGACATGCGCGGTCGGCCCCTCCATCCAGACGCCATCCTCGCGCCAGTCGATGGTCAGCATGCCGCCCGGCACATTCACCCGCACCCGCCGCTCCGTCAGCCCACGCCGCGCAGCAGCCACCACCGCCGCGCAAGAGCAGGAGCCCGAGGCAAGCGTCGCCCCCGTCCCCCGCTCCCAGATGCGCAGCAGGACTTCATCGCGCGACAGGACCTGAACGATCTCGACATTCGTGCGCTCGGGGTAAAGCGGATGATGTTCCATCGCCGCACCGAAAGCGGCCAGATCGACGGCCTGCGCATCCTCGACGAAAAAGGTCATATGCGGATTGCCCATCCCCGTCGCCACCGGATCCCCCTCAATCGGCAGATGGTCGATCTCCACCTCGCGGGCCAGAGGGATCGCACGCCAGTCCAGAACCGGAGGCCCCATATTCACGCGCGTCAGGCCGCCACCGGCATCTTCGGCCAGCAGAATCCCGTGATCGGTCCGCAACCGCAAAGAGGCCTGCCCGGTCTCATCCAGCAACACCCGCGCGATGCAGCGCGTGGCATTGCCGCAGGCACCGCTGACAGAGCCATCCGCATTCCAGAACCGCAACCGCGCATCGGCATCTTCACAG from Paracoccus fistulariae carries:
- the fliF gene encoding flagellar basal-body MS-ring/collar protein FliF, which codes for MRHAIDDRTTEPDDDSKGTVLQKLQDYWSERSSQQKAILAGAFLATFLAIFSFAWIASRPNMSMIYGGLDAAQAGEVVAGLERSGVPYEVRGDAIWVETSQRDRLRMELAAQGLPAAGSMGYELLDGMSGFGTTSQMFDAAYWRAKEGELARTILALPNVKSARVHLAVEAGRGYRRDVTGNASVTLTTNGQAISRDQAVALKYLVSSGVPGMMPDSVTVIDTQRGIVAASEDDTGADRAADMKRNVERILEPHVGTGNAIVGLNLDLVTETELLTEQRFDPDQRALISQVTEETSDQSNSSGSGAVTAASNLPDGQDAQGDQTQSARSENRQQANYEVSHVTREVSRQPGTIRRLTVAVLLNGVAQTNASGETEIVPRSDAELQTLRELVASAVGYDESRGDQITVKSLPFAALGEDGTAAQTGLLDRLEPNGLLRILLIGFFAMAMIFMILRPILKIRNAAPGKPMLDDSSPAEPALTGVIETDDAQPSPASTLIAPEPREPEPLALPSADPVARLRSMMRERHDESVKVLSGWIDNKENAH
- a CDS encoding FliM/FliN family flagellar motor C-terminal domain-containing protein, translating into MDALKHLIDTDNIQVEVTIRLGRTRRTVAQLSALTADDVLLLDQTIDDGVEICVGDKVIARGELTGDGSPEQRLCVRILGASEVA
- the fliP gene encoding flagellar type III secretion system pore protein FliP (The bacterial flagellar biogenesis protein FliP forms a type III secretion system (T3SS)-type pore required for flagellar assembly.) produces the protein MIRCLIICLLLVLPSAALAQSLAGLDQAAGQGLGQNAVLLVAALTALSLAPGIAIMVTCFPFIVTVLSILRQSLGLQQSPPNMLIVSLALFLTWFIMDPVLQEAWRVAGAPLRDGQIDIAEAIQLGIRPFQSFMIARTDPATLQNLAEIAPGVGDPAQRLSVIIPSFMLSEIQRAFEIGFLVALPFLIIDLVVSAVLMSMGMMMVPPVVVSLPFKLAFFVVVDGWGMIAGALVRSYQ
- the dxs gene encoding 1-deoxy-D-xylulose-5-phosphate synthase — protein: MNDRPKTPILDRVNLPSDLKGLSDAELRQLADELRSETVSAVSVTGGHLGAGLGVVELTVALHAVFDTPRDKIIWDVGHQCYPHKILTGRRDRIRTLRMGGGLAGFTKRAESPYDPFGAGHSSTSISAALGFAVARDLGGDPGDAIAVIGDGSMSAGMAYEALNNAGHLGKRLIVILNDNEMSIAPPVGAMSSYLTRLYTGGPFQELKATARGAVGLLPEPLQEGARRAKEMLKGMAVGGTLFEELGFSYIGPVDGHDLDQLLPLLRTVKSRATGPVLIHAVTRKGKGYGPAENAADKGHATAKFDVVTGQQAKAKSNAPSYTSVFAKALIDEAGRDDRIVGITAAMPDGTGLKQFAERFPRRSFDVGIAEQHAVTFSAGLAAGGLKPFCAIYSTFLQRGYDQIVHDVAVQGLPVRFAIDRAGLVGQDGPTHAGAFDTAFLANLPGMVVMAAADEAELMHMVATAAAYDDGPISFRFPRGEGTGVDLPEHGQILPIGKGRIVTQGKGVAILSFGTRLSEVSKAAEALSSRGIKPTIADARFAKPLDRDLILKLARGHDALITIEEGAVGGFGSHVAQLLAEEGVFDHGLKYRSMVLPDRFVDHDAPVAMYDSSALNAAHIEAKVLSVLGIEALSDRRA
- a CDS encoding polyprenyl synthetase family protein, with protein sequence MEARLTQVKALVQQALDQSLADLPAGDLRDAMAYAVTGGKRLRAFLVMESARLHGISDQAALSVAAAVEALHAYSLVHDDLPAMDDDDLRRGQPTVHVQWDEATAILAGDALQTLAFQLLADPRIGTAEARLRLIAGFARAVGAQGMVWGQALDIAAEAASEPLDLQAITRLQDGKTGALIRFAATAGPLIADADTAPLDDYARALGLAFQIADDILDVTGSEDVTGKRVGKDDAAGKATFVSLLGLDQARARAEALVQQAEGGLSPYGEAAGNLRDLARFVIERDT
- a CDS encoding exodeoxyribonuclease VII small subunit produces the protein MSEKKKLSFEDAMRELEATVGKLETGEATLEESIKLYERGAELRKLCEDRLREAEERVEKITLSANGQPTGTEPAEGL
- the mtaB gene encoding tRNA (N(6)-L-threonylcarbamoyladenosine(37)-C(2))-methylthiotransferase MtaB — its product is MSAPVFSTLGCRLNAYETEAMREMAEAAGLSGAVVVNTCAVTAEAVRKARQEIRRLSRENPGAPVIVTGCAAQTEPETFAAMPEVTKVIGNHEKMQPQTWASLQAPDLIGETEKIRVDDIMSVRETAGHLIDGFGRHRAYVQVQNGCDHRCTFCIIPYGRGNSRSVPAGVVVEQIKRLVQRGFNEVVLTGVDLTSWGADLPGEPRLGDLVMRILRLVTDLPRLRISSIDSIEADENLMLAIATEPRLMPHLHLSLQAGDDMILKRMKRRHLRDDAIRFCEEARSLRPDIVFGADIIAGFPTETDEMFDNSLRLIGDCGLTFLHVFPYSARKGTPAARMPAVKGPVVRERAARLREAGDRALQAHLEAQVGVEHRVLTEGPRLGRTEQFTEVAFYSDQPEGALMSLPIRGHDGQRLMG
- the dapF gene encoding diaminopimelate epimerase; amino-acid sequence: MSYIQQAGLPFAKMHGLGNDFVVIDLRGGGDPPAPPLVARLADRNQGVGFDQLATFETCEDADARLRFWNADGSVSGACGNATRCIARVLLDETGQASLRLRTDHGILLAEDAGGGLTRVNMGPPVLDWRAIPLAREVEIDHLPIEGDPVATGMGNPHMTFFVEDAQAVDLAAFGAAMEHHPLYPERTNVEIVQVLSRDEVLLRIWERGTGATLASGSCSCAAVVAAARRGLTERRVRVNVPGGMLTIDWREDGVWMEGPTAHVFSGVLTPEWLSA